CGACGCTAACCTTTCACGTTTCACGTTCTACAACTTAATCTCCACATCGACGCCCGCGGGCAAATCCAGCTTCATCAGCGCGTCCACCGTTTTGTCGGTAGGATCAACGATGTCCATCAAGCGTAAATGAGTGCGAATTTCGAATTGGTCACGGGAGGTCTTGTCGGCATGCGGAGAACGCAGCACGTCAAAGCGTTCGATGCGCGTGGGCAGAGGCACGGGTCCTTTTACCACCGCCCCGGTGCGTTTCGCAGT
This genomic window from Burkholderiales bacterium contains:
- the rpsJ gene encoding 30S ribosomal protein S10, whose amino-acid sequence is MQSQKIRIRLKAFDYRLIDQSALEIVETAKRTGAVVKGPVPLPTRIERFDVLRSPHADKTSRDQFEIRTHLRLMDIVDPTDKTVDALMKLDLPAGVDVEIKL